The following proteins come from a genomic window of Chryseobacterium glaciei:
- the serS gene encoding serine--tRNA ligase, with the protein MLQVNFLRDNKERVLEGLKKRQFKNLELVDDAIATDDERKKIQFELDSQLSEINKISKEIGLLMKEGKKEEAESAKSKTAQYKESSSELKSQLEVKEKALLDILYQIPNIPYELVKSGASADDNEIVYQSHDVEGLGEGAIPHWELAKKYNLIDFELGVKIAGAGFPVYLGKGARLQRALVQYFLDKNVEKGYMEVNPPHVVNEASGYGTGQLPDKEGQMYYIQADDLYLIPTAEVPVTNLYRDVLLEEKDLPIKNTAFSQCYRREAGSYGAHVRGLNRLHQFEKVEIVRLEKPENSYAVLEEMVEHIKEILTDLELPYRVLRLCGGDTGFASAMTYDFEVWSAAQEMWLEVSSVSNFETFQANRLKCRYKTDGKSQLVHTLNGSAMALPRIMAALLENNQTEEGIKLPKKVAEYARFDVIN; encoded by the coding sequence ATGTTACAAGTCAATTTTTTGCGCGACAATAAAGAACGCGTTTTAGAAGGTCTGAAAAAAAGGCAATTCAAAAATCTTGAGTTGGTAGATGATGCTATTGCTACTGACGACGAAAGAAAAAAAATCCAATTTGAATTAGATTCTCAACTTTCAGAAATCAACAAGATCTCCAAAGAGATTGGATTGCTGATGAAAGAAGGTAAAAAAGAAGAAGCAGAATCTGCAAAATCTAAAACAGCACAATACAAAGAGTCGAGCTCAGAATTGAAATCTCAGTTAGAAGTTAAAGAAAAAGCTTTATTAGATATTTTATACCAGATTCCGAACATTCCATATGAATTGGTAAAAAGCGGAGCGTCTGCAGATGATAACGAAATTGTTTATCAGTCTCATGATGTTGAAGGTCTTGGTGAAGGAGCAATTCCTCACTGGGAATTAGCTAAAAAATATAATTTGATTGATTTTGAATTAGGAGTTAAAATTGCCGGTGCCGGTTTCCCTGTTTATTTAGGAAAAGGGGCAAGATTGCAGAGAGCTTTGGTTCAATATTTCTTAGATAAAAATGTTGAGAAGGGATATATGGAAGTAAATCCTCCTCACGTTGTAAATGAAGCTTCAGGATACGGAACAGGTCAGTTGCCGGATAAGGAAGGGCAGATGTATTATATTCAGGCAGATGATTTATATTTAATTCCAACAGCGGAAGTTCCGGTTACGAATTTATACCGTGATGTTTTGTTGGAGGAAAAAGATCTTCCGATTAAAAATACTGCGTTTTCTCAATGTTACAGAAGAGAAGCGGGAAGTTATGGAGCTCACGTAAGAGGTCTGAACCGTCTTCACCAATTCGAAAAAGTAGAAATTGTAAGACTTGAAAAACCTGAAAATTCTTACGCTGTTTTGGAAGAAATGGTTGAGCATATCAAAGAAATCTTAACGGATCTTGAACTTCCTTACAGAGTTTTGAGACTTTGTGGTGGAGATACAGGCTTTGCGTCTGCAATGACATACGATTTTGAAGTTTGGAGTGCTGCTCAGGAAATGTGGTTAGAAGTAAGTTCAGTTTCTAATTTTGAAACGTTCCAGGCGAATCGTTTGAAATGCCGTTACAAAACGGATGGTAAATCTCAATTAGTTCATACTTTAAATGGTTCTGCAATGGCTTTACCAAGAATTATGGCTGCTTTGCTTGAGAATAATCAAACTGAAGAAGGTATTAAGCTTCCTAAAAAGGTTGCTGAATATGCGAGATTTGATGTAATTAATTAA
- a CDS encoding oligosaccharide flippase family protein, with amino-acid sequence MKSLKDFLRSFFNNSGHYVFLSFLIAKICGFIGSLLIIRLLPENEFGVLSIVLSVLTIFLPFTGFGSGQSLMRFGSISSDENEKLKISSYFFFKGILFEIILIILFLGASIFYFNKYEDIFIIFIFCAIRLGGYYFVNHIQAFYRITGKNQTFARINNVVNIGGLILLFICTYFFKFYGYLIAIAITPYLALFWLKKDIYLSRKFIPKNYKEMWRYGAFTAATSLISETLFSLDILLLGFLMNETAVANYRVAILIPSNITFLAVSFLQSDFPILSKNYRNKKFLSSYVVNFHKIFLPICAGIFIFFFFFDEYILQFFFGKTYVENGTLLMILLIGFNVGMLTRNLYGNLLPAVGKIEINTWISVASLLILYGVSSFLIPTYGVVGMGIAMTSTLLISGFSYMVFFLLYLRKLS; translated from the coding sequence GTGAAAAGTCTGAAAGATTTTTTAAGAAGTTTTTTTAATAATAGCGGGCATTATGTTTTCTTATCTTTCCTCATAGCCAAGATCTGTGGATTTATCGGTTCTTTATTGATTATCAGACTGCTTCCCGAAAATGAATTCGGAGTATTAAGTATCGTTCTTTCGGTTTTAACTATTTTTTTACCGTTTACAGGTTTTGGAAGCGGTCAGAGTTTAATGAGATTCGGTTCTATTTCTTCTGATGAAAATGAAAAACTTAAAATATCATCCTATTTTTTTTTCAAAGGAATTTTATTTGAAATTATATTAATTATCCTGTTTTTAGGAGCTTCAATATTTTATTTCAATAAATATGAAGATATTTTCATCATTTTTATTTTTTGCGCAATAAGACTTGGAGGATATTATTTTGTCAATCATATTCAGGCTTTTTATAGAATTACAGGAAAAAATCAAACCTTTGCTAGAATTAATAATGTAGTAAATATTGGAGGATTAATCTTACTATTTATCTGCACTTATTTCTTTAAATTCTACGGATATCTTATTGCAATTGCGATTACACCTTATTTAGCCTTATTCTGGCTTAAAAAAGATATTTATTTATCCCGAAAATTTATCCCGAAAAATTATAAAGAAATGTGGCGTTACGGTGCATTTACCGCTGCAACCTCACTTATTTCAGAGACGTTGTTTTCTTTAGACATTCTATTGCTCGGATTTTTAATGAATGAAACTGCCGTTGCCAATTACAGAGTGGCGATTTTAATACCTTCCAATATTACATTTTTAGCGGTAAGCTTTTTACAGAGCGATTTTCCGATACTTTCAAAGAATTATAGGAATAAGAAATTTCTCAGCTCATATGTTGTCAATTTTCATAAAATATTTTTACCGATCTGTGCAGGAATATTTATTTTCTTTTTCTTTTTTGATGAATATATTCTACAGTTTTTTTTCGGGAAGACTTATGTTGAAAATGGAACTTTATTAATGATTTTATTGATCGGTTTTAATGTTGGGATGTTGACCAGAAACCTTTACGGAAATTTACTACCCGCAGTAGGAAAAATCGAGATCAATACGTGGATTAGCGTAGCTTCACTTCTTATTTTATACGGAGTATCCTCTTTTTTAATTCCGACGTACGGAGTTGTTGGGATGGGAATTGCGATGACTTCTACGTTACTTATTTCAGGATTTTCTTACATGGTATTTTTCTTATTATACCTGCGAAAACTTTCTTAA
- the ccoG gene encoding cytochrome c oxidase accessory protein CcoG, whose protein sequence is MSDIEELEVRGGQGQVLDPETYRDSIGTMERSGKRKWVFPRKPRGKFTNYRDIVSYTLLVIYFAVPFIKINGNPFFLFNVIDREFYIIGQPFYPQDFFILTLGAIASLIFIIIFTIAFGRIFCGWICPQTIFMESIFRKIEYLIEGDRNSQMRLDRQEWNTEKIWKRSLKWTVYMIISLVITHFMLMYIVGYQEIFKIISEGPFAHPTNFIVMVLFTSAFYFVFAWFREQVCTLVCPYGRLQGVLIDKDTINVFYDFNRGENRSKWRKGEDRKAAGKGDCIDCHQCVVVCPTGIDIRDGQQLECINCTACIDACDEVMEKVGLPKGLIRYASENEIEQGTEFKFTGRMKGFAVVLALLVGFLGFLLYNRGEMEAKFIKPAGSTFFVRDGKITNTYNYTFLNKTNDKKIVTIKVIEPKHGEIIYSASSKITVDRDKMSKGTINISFPEDDMKLSKQNISIGVYDMKGKLIDSYQTYFEGPFKLQF, encoded by the coding sequence ATGTCAGACATAGAAGAATTAGAAGTACGAGGCGGACAGGGACAGGTTCTGGACCCTGAGACTTACAGAGATTCTATAGGGACAATGGAGCGATCCGGAAAAAGAAAATGGGTATTTCCGAGAAAGCCTAGAGGTAAATTTACCAACTATAGAGATATTGTAAGCTATACCCTATTGGTTATTTATTTTGCAGTGCCATTCATCAAGATCAATGGCAACCCATTCTTTTTATTCAACGTTATTGATAGAGAGTTTTACATCATTGGACAGCCTTTCTATCCACAAGACTTTTTCATTCTTACATTAGGTGCCATCGCATCTTTAATATTTATTATCATTTTTACGATTGCGTTCGGAAGAATTTTCTGCGGGTGGATTTGCCCTCAGACAATTTTTATGGAATCGATTTTCCGTAAAATTGAATATCTTATTGAAGGTGACCGAAACAGCCAAATGAGATTGGACAGACAAGAGTGGAATACCGAAAAGATCTGGAAAAGAAGCTTAAAATGGACGGTTTACATGATCATTTCCTTGGTCATCACTCACTTTATGCTGATGTATATTGTTGGTTATCAGGAGATATTTAAAATTATTTCAGAAGGCCCATTTGCACATCCTACCAATTTTATTGTAATGGTTCTTTTTACTTCAGCATTTTACTTTGTATTTGCGTGGTTCAGAGAGCAGGTTTGTACATTGGTTTGTCCATACGGAAGATTGCAGGGAGTTTTAATTGATAAAGATACGATCAACGTTTTCTATGATTTTAATCGTGGTGAAAACAGATCAAAATGGAGAAAAGGTGAAGACAGAAAAGCTGCCGGAAAAGGAGATTGTATCGACTGTCATCAATGTGTAGTAGTTTGTCCTACAGGAATCGACATCAGAGACGGGCAACAGCTGGAATGTATCAATTGTACTGCATGTATTGACGCATGTGATGAAGTAATGGAGAAAGTTGGTCTTCCAAAAGGATTGATCAGATATGCTTCTGAAAACGAAATTGAACAGGGAACTGAATTTAAGTTCACAGGAAGAATGAAAGGTTTTGCGGTCGTTCTGGCTTTATTGGTTGGATTCTTAGGATTCTTACTTTATAATCGTGGAGAAATGGAAGCCAAGTTCATCAAACCTGCAGGAAGTACATTCTTTGTAAGAGACGGAAAAATTACCAATACCTACAATTATACTTTCTTAAACAAAACAAACGACAAGAAAATTGTAACGATAAAAGTAATCGAGCCAAAACATGGTGAAATCATCTACAGCGCATCAAGCAAAATTACTGTAGACAGAGATAAAATGTCAAAAGGAACCATCAATATCAGCTTCCCTGAGGATGATATGAAACTTTCAAAACAAAACATCTCGATCGGAGTATATGATATGAAAGGAAAATTGATCGATTCTTATCAAACCTATTTTGAAGGACCATTTAAATTACAGTTTTAA
- a CDS encoding sulfite exporter TauE/SafE family protein, with protein MEIALILSAIGLGFASGFHCIGMCGPIALSMGLTKKQATNYYLQNLTYQFGRISTYALLGAVLGIIGQGFEMAGFQKYLTIAVGILLIIMAVFSFGGKDFASKIPFFSKFLFKVKSNLGRLLQKADYRSRFTTGILNGFLPCGMVYMALTASLASGGIWQGATYMALFGLGTLPFMFAVVLVGNLMNQAFRVKVLKVIPVVMIVLGGLFIVRGLELGIPYISPRAEAMTISKDNQGDCHLPGDHSTHQHSTVNCH; from the coding sequence ATGGAAATAGCACTTATTTTATCGGCTATCGGCTTGGGTTTCGCTTCCGGATTTCACTGTATCGGAATGTGCGGACCTATTGCCTTATCGATGGGATTGACAAAAAAACAGGCTACCAATTATTATCTTCAAAATCTAACGTACCAATTCGGAAGAATTTCCACCTATGCTCTTCTAGGAGCAGTTTTAGGAATTATTGGACAAGGTTTTGAAATGGCAGGTTTTCAGAAATATTTAACAATAGCTGTCGGAATCTTATTGATTATAATGGCTGTATTTTCTTTTGGAGGAAAAGATTTTGCTTCGAAAATTCCTTTCTTTTCTAAATTTTTATTTAAAGTTAAATCGAATTTAGGAAGATTGCTGCAAAAAGCAGATTACCGTTCAAGATTTACAACAGGGATCCTTAACGGGTTCTTACCTTGCGGAATGGTTTACATGGCTTTAACGGCAAGTTTAGCAAGCGGAGGAATATGGCAGGGAGCTACATATATGGCTTTATTTGGATTGGGAACACTTCCATTCATGTTTGCGGTAGTTCTTGTTGGAAACTTGATGAATCAGGCTTTTAGAGTAAAAGTTTTAAAAGTAATTCCTGTAGTTATGATCGTTTTAGGAGGATTATTTATCGTAAGAGGTCTGGAACTCGGAATTCCTTACATTTCTCCAAGAGCTGAAGCCATGACTATTTCTAAAGATAATCAAGGCGATTGCCATCTACCGGGCGATCACAGCACTCATCAGCACAGTACAGTCAATTGTCATTAA
- a CDS encoding glycosyltransferase has translation MKILFISSWFPNKLEPTNGNFVQRHAEAAALLHDVEILHTIGDFNQKEEFIFDDKIINGIRTLIIYYKNSNNPALNFFRRMKAYKMGFAKMQKPDLVHASVLHNNMLFAVYLKKKYKIPFVVTEHWTALQEQNLDKTSNNIKRIAKYIAKNAGYILPVSYNLKDSLKQLGITTPMKVISNVVDTELFTLTHKAEQSEIKFLHVSSLIPRKRPKDIINTIHLLHQNGFQVSLEIGGDGETESLINLVKDLNAENYIKVFDAITYGEVAEKMQNSDYFILFSENETQGCVILESYACGKPVISTKVGGAAEFIIDGLGIGIEKNNTDQLYSVLEKICKKEYFFKNETEIRQFSVNGYSRESIANQFTEIYNEVIAKNKLS, from the coding sequence TTGAAAATACTTTTTATTTCCTCATGGTTCCCAAACAAACTGGAGCCTACTAACGGTAATTTTGTGCAGCGTCATGCGGAAGCTGCTGCATTGTTACATGATGTGGAAATATTACATACAATCGGAGATTTCAACCAAAAAGAAGAGTTTATTTTTGATGATAAAATAATAAATGGCATCAGAACATTGATTATTTATTACAAAAACTCCAACAATCCGGCTCTGAATTTCTTCAGGCGAATGAAAGCCTACAAAATGGGATTTGCCAAGATGCAAAAGCCAGATTTGGTTCATGCCAGCGTTCTTCATAACAATATGCTGTTTGCTGTGTATTTGAAGAAAAAATATAAAATTCCATTTGTGGTTACAGAGCATTGGACGGCTTTACAGGAGCAAAACCTTGACAAAACTTCTAATAATATTAAACGAATTGCAAAGTATATCGCTAAAAATGCGGGTTATATTTTGCCCGTAAGTTATAATTTAAAAGACAGTTTAAAACAATTAGGAATTACAACTCCAATGAAAGTGATTTCAAATGTTGTTGATACCGAACTTTTTACTCTTACGCATAAAGCCGAACAATCTGAAATTAAATTTCTTCACGTATCAAGCTTAATTCCACGTAAAAGACCAAAAGATATCATTAATACTATTCATTTGTTACATCAAAACGGATTTCAGGTGAGTTTGGAAATCGGTGGCGATGGTGAAACTGAATCTTTGATCAATTTGGTTAAAGATTTGAATGCTGAAAATTATATAAAAGTTTTTGACGCAATTACTTATGGTGAAGTTGCCGAAAAAATGCAGAACTCAGATTATTTCATCTTATTTAGCGAAAACGAAACTCAAGGCTGTGTAATTTTGGAGTCTTACGCTTGCGGAAAACCTGTGATCTCAACAAAAGTTGGAGGTGCTGCCGAATTTATCATTGATGGTTTAGGAATCGGAATTGAAAAAAACAATACAGATCAACTTTACAGCGTTTTAGAAAAAATCTGCAAGAAGGAATATTTTTTTAAAAATGAAACTGAGATCAGACAATTCTCTGTAAACGGTTACTCAAGAGAGTCTATAGCGAATCAATTTACTGAAATTTATAATGAAGTTATTGCTAAAAACAAGCTGTCGTGA
- a CDS encoding cbb3-type cytochrome c oxidase subunit 3, with the protein MIPQNFKDILSNTENAGLYQTLALIFFMMFFVALIIYVFSRPKKYYKEEEEAPLGDDGDDFNLKN; encoded by the coding sequence ATGATTCCTCAGAACTTTAAAGATATATTATCCAATACCGAAAATGCAGGCTTGTATCAAACATTGGCACTGATATTCTTTATGATGTTCTTCGTAGCCTTAATCATATATGTTTTTAGCAGACCTAAAAAATATTATAAGGAAGAAGAAGAAGCTCCACTGGGGGATGATGGAGACGATTTTAATTTAAAAAATTAA
- the ccoN gene encoding cytochrome-c oxidase, cbb3-type subunit I: protein METQKFSYDNSIVRAFLYATIVFGLIGFLFGLTAALMLFYPELPEFLFGTDDTTIQSLKSGNIQGLINTHGAFGFGRIRMLHTNTVIFAFVCNIVYTGIYYSLQRLLKTRMYSDTLSWLHFWTWQFMIVATFVTFFMGINTSKEYAEHEWPIDILIAFSWIIFGANMFLTIAKRRVRHLYVAIWFYIGTWIAVAMLHIFNNLEVPLSFTGWKSYSAYAGVKDAIVQWWYGHNAVAFVLTTPVLGLMYYFLPKAADRPVFSYKLSIIHFWSLIFVYIWAGPHHLQYTALPAWAQAVGTGFSIMLIAPSWGGMLNGLLTLRGAWDKVRENPILKFFVVAVTCYGMATFEGPLLATKNINKIGHFTDWVIGHVHLGALGWNGFMAFGVIYYLVPILWRTKIYSVKLANWHFWLGTLGIIFYAVPMYISGFTQGLMWKQFNPDGTLMYKNWLDTVTAIIPYFKMRFVGGLFYISGAILMIVNVVATVRKGSFQKEVPAEAPALANIGKNRKEGEGTHLWLERTPVLLGILSFLTISIGSSVEIIPTLSLKKSVPTISAVKPYSPLELEGRDLYIREGCNACHSQMVRPFRDEITRFNGKNGQYSKAGEFVYDRPFLWGSKRTGPDLHREGGKNPSSWHYKHMYNPRSTSAGSIMPRYPWLIATNLDRSKMVDKMLLMKNTFDVPYTKPQIDSANAWADNQASKIVKDIFSEAADLKDAYAKRPKGELEKKEIVALISYLQRLGTDIKTTEIKTASNN, encoded by the coding sequence ATGGAGACACAAAAGTTTAGTTATGACAACAGTATTGTTCGGGCATTCCTTTACGCGACCATAGTTTTTGGGCTTATTGGGTTCTTGTTTGGGCTTACGGCAGCGTTAATGCTTTTCTACCCGGAACTTCCTGAATTTTTATTCGGAACAGATGATACTACGATTCAGAGTTTGAAGAGTGGGAACATCCAAGGCTTAATAAACACACATGGGGCGTTTGGTTTTGGTAGAATCAGGATGTTGCACACCAACACCGTAATCTTTGCATTCGTATGTAATATCGTTTATACCGGTATTTATTACTCATTACAAAGACTATTAAAAACAAGAATGTACAGCGATACATTGTCTTGGTTACATTTCTGGACTTGGCAATTTATGATTGTTGCTACGTTCGTTACTTTCTTTATGGGGATCAATACCTCTAAAGAGTACGCAGAACATGAATGGCCAATTGACATATTAATTGCATTCTCATGGATCATTTTCGGAGCAAACATGTTCTTAACAATTGCGAAGAGAAGAGTAAGACACCTTTATGTAGCCATCTGGTTCTATATCGGTACTTGGATCGCAGTGGCAATGCTTCACATTTTTAACAACTTAGAAGTTCCATTATCTTTCACCGGTTGGAAATCTTATTCAGCATATGCTGGGGTAAAAGATGCTATCGTACAATGGTGGTATGGTCACAATGCAGTAGCATTCGTATTGACAACTCCGGTTTTAGGTTTGATGTATTACTTCTTACCAAAAGCTGCTGACAGACCGGTTTTCTCATACAAACTGTCTATTATTCACTTCTGGTCATTAATTTTCGTATATATCTGGGCTGGTCCTCACCACCTTCAGTATACAGCACTTCCGGCTTGGGCTCAGGCAGTGGGAACAGGTTTCTCAATTATGCTTATTGCACCATCTTGGGGAGGAATGCTGAACGGGCTTCTTACATTAAGAGGAGCTTGGGATAAGGTAAGAGAAAATCCTATCTTGAAATTCTTCGTAGTTGCAGTTACTTGTTATGGTATGGCAACATTTGAAGGACCGCTTTTAGCAACAAAAAATATCAACAAAATTGGTCACTTTACTGACTGGGTTATCGGTCACGTACACTTAGGAGCTCTTGGATGGAATGGTTTCATGGCATTCGGGGTTATCTATTATTTAGTACCAATCTTGTGGAGAACAAAAATATACTCAGTAAAATTAGCTAACTGGCACTTCTGGTTAGGTACCTTAGGAATCATTTTCTATGCTGTACCAATGTATATCTCAGGATTTACTCAAGGGTTAATGTGGAAACAATTTAATCCGGACGGAACTTTGATGTATAAAAACTGGTTGGATACAGTTACAGCGATCATTCCTTACTTCAAAATGAGATTCGTAGGAGGATTATTCTACATCTCTGGAGCCATCTTAATGATCGTTAACGTTGTAGCTACTGTAAGAAAAGGATCATTCCAAAAAGAAGTTCCTGCAGAAGCTCCTGCTTTGGCAAACATCGGAAAAAACAGAAAAGAAGGAGAAGGTACTCACCTTTGGTTGGAAAGAACTCCTGTATTATTAGGAATCTTATCTTTCTTAACAATATCTATTGGTAGTTCTGTGGAAATCATCCCTACACTATCTCTTAAGAAAAGTGTACCAACGATTTCAGCAGTAAAACCATATTCACCACTTGAATTAGAAGGTAGAGATCTTTATATCCGTGAAGGATGTAATGCTTGTCACTCTCAGATGGTAAGACCATTCAGAGATGAGATCACGAGATTCAACGGTAAAAACGGACAGTATTCAAAAGCTGGAGAGTTCGTATATGACAGACCATTCTTATGGGGATCAAAAAGAACAGGACCAGATTTACATAGAGAAGGAGGTAAAAACCCAAGTTCTTGGCACTACAAACACATGTATAACCCAAGATCTACATCTGCAGGTTCTATCATGCCTCGTTACCCTTGGTTAATTGCAACAAACTTAGACAGATCTAAAATGGTTGATAAAATGTTACTAATGAAAAATACTTTCGATGTACCATATACAAAACCTCAGATAGATTCTGCTAATGCATGGGCAGACAACCAGGCTTCGAAAATTGTAAAAGATATCTTCTCTGAAGCAGCCGACTTGAAAGACGCTTATGCTAAGAGACCTAAAGGAGAATTAGAGAAAAAAGAGATTGTAGCTCTTATCTCTTACCTACAAAGATTAGGAACTGATATCAAAACAACGGAAATAAAAACAGCAAGTAATAACTAA
- a CDS encoding cbb3-type cytochrome c oxidase N-terminal domain-containing protein — protein sequence MKQRTPVVVNILIIIGLLIVFYYLFVQSYTFLASPYFWGTVVIGAILAYIHSSIGDLIENNKFKKLSAEEKAAYLAEKKVPFLKRMYESAFKKQSATEEKDILIDHGFDGIMELDNQLPKWWVGLFYFGTAFCIVYICAFSFTDFAHPLSEYEKEYKEQIASIAEYEKNQPPVTIETAKYSADNIADGKELFKTNCASCHKEDGSGGIGPNLTDNYWINQPEKTLFKNVFHMDWNGSPTNPAMRAFGKNGEVSGAEIEKIAAYVYHINQEQPPVTPAQGGAAPQGTEAHWEKE from the coding sequence ATGAAACAAAGGACACCGGTTGTTGTAAACATTTTAATAATAATTGGACTTCTAATAGTTTTTTATTATTTGTTTGTACAGAGCTACACGTTTTTAGCTTCACCATATTTCTGGGGTACTGTTGTGATAGGCGCTATTTTGGCTTATATCCACAGTTCGATCGGAGATTTAATTGAAAATAATAAATTCAAAAAATTATCTGCAGAAGAAAAAGCAGCATATTTAGCAGAAAAGAAAGTTCCTTTCTTAAAGAGAATGTATGAAAGTGCATTCAAAAAACAATCTGCTACAGAAGAAAAAGATATCCTTATTGACCACGGTTTCGACGGAATCATGGAATTGGATAACCAATTACCAAAATGGTGGGTAGGTTTATTCTATTTTGGGACTGCTTTTTGTATTGTTTATATATGCGCATTCTCTTTCACAGATTTCGCTCACCCATTAAGTGAGTATGAAAAAGAATATAAAGAGCAGATTGCAAGTATTGCAGAATACGAAAAAAATCAGCCTCCTGTAACTATTGAAACAGCAAAATATTCTGCTGATAATATTGCAGACGGTAAAGAGCTTTTCAAAACCAACTGTGCATCATGTCACAAGGAAGATGGTAGTGGTGGTATCGGTCCAAACTTGACGGATAACTACTGGATCAACCAGCCAGAGAAAACTTTATTTAAAAACGTTTTCCATATGGACTGGAATGGTTCTCCTACAAACCCTGCGATGAGAGCATTCGGTAAAAACGGTGAAGTTTCCGGAGCCGAGATTGAGAAGATTGCAGCGTATGTATATCACATCAATCAAGAGCAACCGCCAGTGACACCAGCTCAGGGTGGAGCTGCTCCTCAGGGAACAGAAGCTCATTGGGAAAAAGAATAA
- a CDS encoding FixH family protein, translated as MKNFSWGHGVVIALFAFIVFILSMLFLFPNGQKNSEMVTDNYYEEELKYQDVIDAKKKADDLQEKPTYKQDTNGIKVIFPKGYDNSNTTVKFVLNRTDDQNLDIKKSEQLDANQSILIPGKVLKPGNYTLRLMWTKDKTDYRMDYDVIWK; from the coding sequence ATGAAAAACTTTAGTTGGGGACACGGTGTTGTAATTGCATTATTTGCATTCATAGTTTTTATTTTATCGATGTTATTTCTTTTCCCGAACGGGCAGAAGAATTCTGAAATGGTAACCGATAATTATTATGAAGAAGAATTAAAATACCAGGATGTAATTGATGCCAAGAAGAAAGCAGACGACTTACAGGAAAAACCTACATATAAACAAGATACAAACGGAATTAAAGTAATCTTTCCTAAAGGATATGATAATTCTAACACAACGGTAAAATTTGTATTAAACAGAACCGATGACCAGAATTTAGATATTAAAAAATCTGAACAGCTGGATGCAAATCAATCCATTTTAATTCCGGGAAAAGTATTAAAACCAGGAAATTATACGCTGAGATTGATGTGGACGAAAGATAAAACAGACTACAGAATGGATTATGATGTGATATGGAAATAG
- a CDS encoding FkbM family methyltransferase, producing MRSILASFFRFILSFNFFRQKYFAFHKYIFKPYHLFRNVKKTIVYRNSIKLNINLDDWIQQQIYFLGEYEKDEIDYLYKTLKEGDTFIDIGGNIGLFSLNASKIVKEKGKIYSFEAFLPNYEQFKNHIKINDFKNITLEHLAISDQKGFIEILYNETYDNVGMASSYLQEYTSKEKVESISLDDYIKEKGISHIDLIKIDIEGAEYSALKGMEKVLTDIQPKIIIEINNIALKASNRSEKELIQLLTEKGYTKTKVLSQNENSYNAVFEFIQ from the coding sequence ATGAGAAGTATTCTGGCTTCATTTTTTAGATTTATTTTAAGCTTTAATTTTTTCAGGCAGAAATATTTTGCATTTCATAAATATATTTTTAAGCCTTATCATCTTTTTCGAAATGTAAAAAAGACAATCGTTTATAGAAACTCTATCAAACTCAATATCAATCTTGATGATTGGATTCAACAACAGATTTACTTCTTGGGAGAGTATGAAAAAGATGAAATTGATTATTTATATAAAACTTTAAAGGAAGGCGATACTTTTATTGACATTGGAGGAAATATTGGCTTGTTTTCACTTAATGCATCTAAAATTGTTAAAGAAAAAGGCAAAATTTATTCATTTGAAGCTTTTCTACCGAATTATGAGCAGTTTAAAAATCATATTAAAATAAATGATTTTAAAAATATTACACTAGAGCATCTCGCAATTTCTGATCAAAAAGGTTTTATTGAGATTCTTTACAACGAAACCTATGATAATGTTGGTATGGCATCTTCTTACCTTCAGGAATATACTTCAAAAGAAAAAGTTGAGAGTATTAGCTTGGATGATTATATAAAAGAAAAGGGAATTTCGCATATTGATCTAATTAAAATAGACATCGAAGGTGCCGAATATTCAGCTTTAAAAGGAATGGAAAAGGTATTAACCGACATCCAACCAAAAATCATAATAGAAATAAACAATATCGCCCTCAAAGCCTCCAACCGCAGCGAGAAAGAATTAATCCAATTACTCACCGAAAAAGGCTACACCAAAACAAAAGTACTCAGCCAAAATGAAAATTCTTATAATGCTGTTTTCGAGTTTATTCAATAA